The proteins below come from a single Paludibacter jiangxiensis genomic window:
- a CDS encoding alpha-glucuronidase family glycosyl hydrolase — protein sequence MIRYLSILFLFTVSILFAQAEDGSKLWLRFGQAKASPIRFTGINADKTLFAVKEFQKAWKEIYGKELSINNSGKQTLIIGTSRSKALLPFALSKNLEQLGNEGFIIKTFDLRGKQQTVITAKSEAGLLYGVYHLLRLIQTNELPDNLDIIENPSYAVRILNHWDNLDGSIERGYAGHSIWKWEDMPKKISPRYTEYARANASIGINGSVLDNVNASPNILRNDYLEKVKILAGIFRPFHIKVYLSINFSAPSVIGGVPTADPLNPAVIKWWDNKVNEIYRLIPDFGGFLVKANSEGLPGPQDFGRTHADGANMLADALKPHGGIVMWRAFVYSPDNDDRAKQAYNEFVPLDGKFRDNVIVQVKNGPIDFQPREPFSPLFGGLKLTKIMPEFQITQEYLGQSNHMVYQAPLWKECLDSDTYCQGKGSTVARITDGTLYKRELSAIAGVANIGEDTNWCGHHFAQANWYAFGRLAWNHNLTSEQIAGEWLKMTFNKDSGFVRDAKNMMIASREAVVNYMMPLGLHHLFAWEHHYGPEPWCDFPNARPDWLPKYYHQANEDGLGFDRSSRGTNYVEQYCSPLREMFDKPETCPEKYLLWFHHVPWNYKMKDGKTLWDELCYLYDSGVKDVRTFEATWNNLKTYVDKERFEAVKAKLAIQEKDAIWWKDACLLYFQEFSKQPIPPYIEAPVHKLDDLKKIKLNMASHN from the coding sequence ATGATCCGATATTTATCTATATTATTTCTTTTTACCGTATCCATTTTATTTGCACAAGCAGAAGACGGTAGCAAACTTTGGCTTCGTTTCGGACAGGCCAAAGCATCGCCTATACGTTTTACCGGAATCAATGCAGACAAAACACTCTTTGCTGTAAAAGAATTTCAGAAAGCATGGAAAGAAATTTACGGCAAAGAACTATCCATCAACAACTCAGGGAAACAAACACTGATTATCGGCACTTCCCGAAGCAAAGCTCTGCTACCATTTGCTTTGAGCAAAAATCTGGAACAACTGGGTAACGAAGGATTTATAATAAAAACTTTCGATCTCCGTGGCAAACAACAGACTGTTATAACTGCAAAAAGCGAAGCGGGTTTGCTTTACGGTGTTTATCATTTGCTGCGACTTATCCAAACCAACGAGTTACCGGACAATCTGGATATCATCGAAAATCCGTCATATGCTGTCCGTATTCTGAACCACTGGGATAATCTGGATGGCAGTATTGAACGTGGATATGCCGGTCATTCTATCTGGAAATGGGAAGATATGCCAAAGAAAATCTCGCCCCGATATACCGAATATGCCCGGGCAAATGCTTCTATTGGAATCAACGGTAGTGTACTGGATAATGTCAATGCCTCGCCAAATATCCTTCGCAACGACTATCTTGAAAAGGTAAAGATTCTTGCCGGTATCTTCCGTCCATTCCATATCAAAGTATATCTATCTATTAATTTTTCAGCCCCTTCTGTTATTGGGGGGGTGCCCACAGCCGATCCGCTCAACCCTGCTGTTATAAAATGGTGGGACAATAAGGTAAATGAGATTTACCGGCTAATTCCTGACTTCGGAGGCTTCCTGGTAAAAGCCAACTCCGAAGGGCTCCCCGGACCTCAGGATTTTGGGCGCACACATGCTGACGGTGCCAATATGCTGGCTGATGCGTTGAAACCTCACGGCGGAATTGTGATGTGGAGAGCTTTTGTATACAGTCCTGATAATGACGACCGTGCCAAACAAGCTTATAACGAATTTGTGCCACTTGATGGGAAATTCCGTGACAATGTGATTGTTCAGGTTAAAAACGGACCCATAGACTTTCAGCCCCGTGAGCCATTCAGCCCACTTTTCGGAGGTTTGAAACTGACAAAAATAATGCCCGAGTTTCAGATTACGCAGGAATATCTGGGACAGTCGAACCACATGGTATATCAGGCTCCTCTCTGGAAAGAATGTCTTGATAGCGACACCTATTGCCAGGGAAAAGGATCAACGGTTGCCCGCATTACGGATGGTACGCTCTATAAAAGAGAGCTATCGGCAATTGCAGGCGTTGCCAATATAGGAGAAGACACCAACTGGTGCGGTCACCATTTCGCGCAGGCAAACTGGTATGCTTTCGGACGACTGGCGTGGAATCATAACCTTACGTCGGAACAAATTGCCGGAGAATGGTTAAAAATGACCTTCAACAAGGATAGTGGCTTTGTCAGAGACGCAAAGAATATGATGATTGCATCCCGCGAAGCAGTAGTGAATTACATGATGCCATTAGGTCTGCACCATCTTTTTGCATGGGAACATCACTACGGTCCAGAACCCTGGTGCGACTTTCCAAATGCCCGCCCCGACTGGTTACCGAAATATTATCATCAGGCAAACGAAGACGGACTAGGATTCGACCGTTCGTCTCGTGGTACCAATTATGTGGAGCAGTATTGTTCTCCCCTTCGTGAAATGTTCGACAAACCCGAAACCTGCCCCGAAAAATATCTTCTTTGGTTCCATCATGTTCCATGGAACTACAAAATGAAAGACGGGAAGACACTCTGGGATGAACTGTGTTATCTATATGATTCGGGAGTGAAAGATGTCAGAACATTCGAAGCTACCTGGAACAATCTGAAGACTTACGTTGACAAAGAACGTTTTGAGGCTGTCAAAGCCAAACTGGCCATTCAGGAGAAAGATGCCATTTGGTGGAAAGATGCCTGCTTGTTATACTTTCAGGAATTCTCAAAACAACCGATACCTCCATACATCGAAGCTCCGGTTCACAAGCTCGATGACCTGAAAAAAATCAAGCTAAATATGGCCAGCCATAATTAA
- a CDS encoding glycoside hydrolase family 43 protein encodes MRYLVDHLYTADPSAHVFNGKIYIYPSHDVESGIPENDNGDHFDMRDYHVFSMDSIDGEVTDHGVVLDVKDIPWSGRQLWAPDAACKNGKYYLYFPLKDKNDIFRIGVAVSDKPEGPFVPQSDPIKGSFSIDPAVLQDNDNDYYIYFGGLWGGQLQRYRNNKAIENPALPSDDESALFARVAKLSDNMLEFAEEPRDVVILDENGEPLKAGDNSRRYFEGPWMHKYNGKYYFSYSTGDTHLLCYAIGDNPYGPFTYKGVILTPVVGWTTHHSIVEFQGKWYLFHHDSVPSGGKTWLRSIKVTELEYNADGTIKTIEGQ; translated from the coding sequence ATGCGTTACTTAGTCGATCATCTATATACTGCCGATCCTTCGGCTCACGTATTTAACGGAAAAATTTATATCTATCCCTCTCACGACGTTGAATCGGGTATTCCTGAAAACGACAATGGCGATCATTTCGACATGCGCGATTATCACGTATTCTCTATGGACTCTATCGACGGAGAAGTGACCGACCATGGTGTTGTTTTGGATGTAAAAGACATCCCCTGGTCAGGACGCCAGCTTTGGGCTCCGGATGCCGCCTGCAAAAATGGGAAGTACTATCTCTATTTTCCCTTGAAGGACAAAAATGACATTTTCCGTATCGGCGTAGCAGTAAGCGATAAACCCGAAGGTCCTTTTGTTCCGCAAAGCGATCCGATTAAAGGCAGTTTCTCTATAGACCCGGCTGTTTTGCAAGATAATGACAATGATTATTACATCTATTTTGGTGGATTATGGGGAGGACAACTACAACGCTACCGCAACAACAAGGCCATTGAAAATCCGGCATTACCGAGCGATGATGAATCTGCTTTATTTGCCCGTGTTGCCAAACTGAGCGACAACATGCTGGAGTTTGCAGAAGAACCGCGCGATGTAGTCATTCTGGATGAAAACGGAGAGCCCCTGAAAGCCGGAGATAACAGCCGTCGCTATTTCGAAGGTCCCTGGATGCACAAGTACAACGGCAAATATTATTTCTCCTACTCTACCGGTGATACACATTTGCTGTGTTATGCCATAGGAGATAATCCTTACGGTCCGTTTACCTACAAAGGAGTTATACTCACTCCGGTTGTTGGATGGACAACTCACCATTCGATAGTTGAATTTCAGGGAAAATGGTACCTGTTCCACCACGACAGTGTGCCTTCCGGAGGCAAGACATGGTTGCGAAGTATTAAGGTAACCGAACTGGAATACAATGCTGACGGTACCATTAAAACAATAGAAGGACAATAA
- a CDS encoding RagB/SusD family nutrient uptake outer membrane protein — protein MKRIHIKTCVGAALLSLFLVGCSDLLKETPRSSFTPEYFKTQAGVMGGVTYMYSHLRSMYGQGYYYNSCETGTDEATWGQSADGNFKNFDLSGVGSMTSDNYPMDILWGSAFPNINTANGVIEYGTASGVSDALISEARFFRAFDYFLLVQTFGGVPLDLGAGELKFNTSTSRTSKRNTVPEVYTKAIFPDLLLAVKNLPDASRVTGSVTKTTARLYLAKAYLTYGWWLQNPKNIPTYPTCNRTDPDGHDAAWYFQKAYDYAVEGIQNAGGNFALQSTFYDVNVATNDRNKEILLYADHTQTSELYNGASLTYGSGGAPDNFAGWMQTWNYTAITSSKTDWSSASLVSSVQREAAQALGRPWVRMAPPIGVVTNTFADKTNDSRYDGTFVTVYRGNWAKGGVTNATLYNANGMQISNGDAVLSFLGSEPTQTIDYSNSVYKSSVGAGVLPGRADFVLPPSGISRRVYPGLWKLGPYRTDNAGGLGSPNAGSTRPFNIAKFSEFFFIAAEAAVKGATTKAVTGTYANDGSAYGMINILRARAGKWKFSNANNATLVADNSAAMVAATPTTITIDYILAERSREYYGEGYRWFDLVRTQTWADYAKTYQICGINYGDHTPVTYTRTIPDNYYLRPIPQGQLDGMEMTADEKKAYQNPAYQ, from the coding sequence ATGAAAAGAATTCATATAAAAACATGCGTAGGAGCAGCGCTCTTGTCCTTATTCCTTGTGGGATGCTCCGACTTATTAAAAGAAACACCCCGCAGTAGTTTTACTCCGGAGTATTTCAAAACTCAGGCTGGTGTAATGGGTGGTGTGACGTATATGTATTCGCATTTGCGTAGTATGTACGGACAAGGTTATTATTATAACTCTTGCGAAACCGGAACCGACGAAGCAACCTGGGGACAAAGTGCTGATGGCAACTTCAAAAACTTCGACCTCTCGGGCGTAGGATCAATGACATCTGATAACTACCCGATGGACATATTGTGGGGATCTGCTTTCCCAAACATTAATACTGCAAATGGTGTAATTGAGTATGGTACGGCATCTGGAGTATCTGATGCTTTAATTTCTGAAGCCAGATTTTTCCGTGCTTTTGATTATTTCCTGTTAGTGCAAACTTTTGGTGGCGTTCCTTTAGATCTGGGTGCGGGAGAATTGAAATTCAACACATCGACATCTCGTACATCTAAACGTAATACTGTACCTGAAGTTTATACTAAAGCAATTTTTCCTGACCTTTTGTTAGCAGTTAAAAATTTGCCTGATGCAAGTCGTGTAACAGGTAGTGTAACGAAAACAACGGCCCGTCTTTATTTGGCTAAGGCTTATCTGACATACGGCTGGTGGCTTCAGAATCCGAAAAACATTCCTACTTACCCAACTTGTAATCGTACCGATCCTGATGGACATGATGCTGCTTGGTATTTCCAAAAAGCTTATGACTACGCAGTAGAAGGAATTCAAAATGCAGGAGGAAACTTTGCTTTGCAATCAACATTCTATGATGTGAATGTGGCAACAAATGACAGAAACAAAGAAATTTTATTGTACGCTGACCATACCCAAACCAGTGAATTGTACAATGGTGCAAGTCTGACTTATGGTAGCGGTGGTGCTCCCGACAACTTTGCTGGCTGGATGCAGACTTGGAATTATACTGCTATAACAAGCTCTAAAACAGATTGGAGTTCGGCTTCTCTTGTTTCGTCTGTTCAACGTGAAGCTGCTCAGGCTTTAGGTCGCCCATGGGTACGTATGGCTCCTCCGATTGGGGTGGTTACAAATACCTTTGCGGACAAAACAAATGACTCTCGTTATGATGGAACTTTTGTTACTGTTTATCGTGGCAACTGGGCTAAAGGTGGTGTAACTAACGCAACTTTATACAATGCAAATGGAATGCAGATTTCAAATGGAGATGCTGTCCTTTCTTTCTTAGGTTCAGAACCTACACAAACAATTGACTATTCTAACTCTGTTTATAAAAGCAGCGTTGGTGCCGGTGTATTACCTGGTCGTGCTGACTTTGTTTTACCTCCGAGCGGAATCAGCAGACGTGTATATCCTGGCCTCTGGAAACTCGGTCCTTATCGTACCGACAATGCCGGTGGACTTGGCTCACCTAATGCAGGTAGCACACGTCCATTCAACATTGCAAAATTCTCTGAATTTTTCTTTATTGCTGCCGAAGCTGCTGTTAAAGGTGCTACAACTAAAGCTGTAACCGGAACATATGCTAATGATGGATCTGCTTATGGAATGATTAACATTCTTCGTGCACGTGCAGGAAAATGGAAATTCAGCAATGCAAACAATGCAACTTTAGTTGCTGATAACAGTGCTGCAATGGTAGCTGCAACACCTACTACCATTACAATTGATTACATTTTGGCTGAACGTTCTCGTGAATATTATGGCGAAGGTTATCGCTGGTTTGACTTGGTTCGCACACAAACATGGGCTGATTATGCTAAAACATATCAGATCTGCGGAATCAATTACGGAGACCACACACCTGTAACTTATACCCGTACAATTCCAGATAACTACTATCTGCGTCCTATTCCTCAGGGTCAGCTTGATGGAATGGAAATGACTGCTGACGAGAAAAAAGCATATCAAAATCCGGCTTACCAATAA
- a CDS encoding SusC/RagA family TonB-linked outer membrane protein, which translates to MKQTSSCLRAPGILFLLLLFSISVFGQTITVKGTVKDASSATLPGVNVRIQGSSTGTITDVDGKFSIQVPSNAKLEFSFVGYTSQLISVSGKTTINVTLSEDTKALSEVVVVGYGTQRKEAVTGSVASVNGDQLRDVPAANISRALQGRVAGVEMSQTDSKPGSGMQIRIRGTRSLNATNDPLVVLDGIPFSGSIGDIDPNIIKSVDILKDASATAIYGSRGANGVILVTTIKGSKGQSAQLSYNGYFGVKSAIKFPMMNGAEFAAMRKMTTYANTLDESNDVNTDWQDLLYRTGVVQNHNLNLSGGTEKGNYNFGASYFRDQAVIPLQYYTRYAIHSSLDQEVGKFIKVGFTSNNIYSENHGNNLGPGSALNASPIANPYNADGTWKTRIQQQTSGAQWVYTRNSLESLGDQYIDLTRGFSSYNSAYGEVKIPGVEGLKARVNLGADYIQSNYGNYTGVGVFSGSVTNPSTASISNSHRLKWTVENLLTYDRTFNKLHRVNAVAMYSAEQATYWSSNASAKNIPSDAFQFYNLGQSNSADITVNPNYQNYNKSGLTSAMGRVMYSYNDRYMLSATVRTDGSSRLAPGHQWHTYPAVSAGWNIKDESFMQPLTFIDRLKLRAGYGETSNQSVDPYKTLGLLSTSPYNFGDNTYATGYYVSQLPNPKLGWEFSKTWNVGVDFTLLKSRLTGTIEYYIQNTDNVLLSVSLPRTSGANSYMANIGATQNKGLEVSLNGVVLDNVNGWTWEVGLNVYTNKNKLTKLASGASQDLGNGWFVGHSINVIYDYKKIGLWNTTDADYKYLQTLQPGGNAGMIKVLYTGGYNADGTPKRQIGPDDRQILNCDPDFQGGFNTRVSYKNFDLSMVGSFVSGGILNSTLYGGSGYLNNMNTRAGNNVKVDYWTPTNTGAKYPKPAGLQSGDNPYYASTLGYFSASYLKVRTISLGYNFNQKWLQYAGISKMRIYATVENPFVLFSPYHNESGMDPEPNSYGDQNVAVAGSHRMLIVGTNTPSTHNYLIGLNVTF; encoded by the coding sequence ATGAAACAAACTTCTAGTTGTCTCAGAGCACCCGGGATTTTATTCCTGCTGCTTTTGTTTTCAATCTCAGTGTTTGGGCAGACGATAACGGTCAAAGGGACTGTTAAGGATGCTTCAAGTGCTACTCTTCCGGGAGTCAATGTCAGAATTCAGGGTTCATCCACAGGAACCATTACTGATGTTGACGGTAAGTTCTCTATCCAGGTTCCTTCTAATGCTAAATTGGAATTCTCTTTCGTTGGATACACATCTCAGTTAATTAGTGTAAGCGGAAAAACGACAATAAATGTTACGTTGTCGGAAGATACGAAAGCTTTGAGTGAAGTAGTTGTAGTCGGTTACGGTACTCAACGCAAAGAAGCCGTTACAGGATCTGTAGCTTCTGTAAATGGCGACCAGTTACGCGATGTTCCTGCCGCAAACATATCACGAGCTTTGCAAGGTCGTGTTGCTGGGGTGGAAATGTCACAAACTGATTCAAAACCAGGATCCGGTATGCAGATTCGTATTCGTGGTACCCGCTCTTTGAATGCCACTAACGACCCTCTCGTTGTTCTTGACGGAATTCCTTTCTCCGGCTCAATCGGAGATATCGATCCTAATATCATCAAGAGTGTTGATATTTTGAAAGATGCATCAGCTACTGCCATCTATGGTTCGCGTGGTGCTAATGGAGTTATCCTGGTTACAACAATCAAAGGATCAAAAGGTCAAAGTGCACAATTAAGCTATAATGGATACTTTGGTGTGAAATCGGCAATTAAATTTCCGATGATGAATGGTGCAGAATTTGCAGCGATGAGAAAAATGACCACCTATGCAAACACCTTGGATGAATCGAACGATGTAAATACTGACTGGCAGGATTTGCTCTACAGAACAGGTGTTGTTCAAAATCACAACCTGAATCTTTCGGGTGGAACAGAAAAAGGTAATTATAATTTTGGAGCTTCTTATTTCCGCGACCAAGCTGTAATTCCATTACAGTACTATACCCGTTATGCAATTCACTCATCTCTTGATCAGGAAGTGGGTAAATTTATTAAAGTAGGATTCACTTCAAACAACATTTACTCTGAAAACCACGGTAATAACCTTGGCCCGGGTAGTGCGTTAAATGCTTCTCCAATAGCAAATCCTTACAACGCAGACGGTACATGGAAAACCAGAATTCAACAACAAACTTCTGGTGCTCAATGGGTTTATACAAGAAACTCTCTTGAATCACTTGGTGATCAATACATTGATTTAACCAGAGGATTCAGTTCTTACAATTCAGCTTATGGTGAAGTTAAAATTCCGGGTGTTGAAGGCTTAAAAGCACGTGTAAACCTTGGAGCTGATTACATTCAAAGCAATTATGGAAACTATACAGGAGTAGGAGTTTTCAGTGGCAGTGTCACGAACCCTTCAACCGCCTCTATTAGCAATTCACACAGACTGAAATGGACTGTTGAAAATCTTCTTACGTATGACAGAACCTTTAACAAATTGCACAGAGTAAATGCTGTTGCGATGTACTCTGCAGAGCAAGCTACTTATTGGTCTTCCAATGCCTCTGCAAAGAATATTCCTTCGGATGCATTCCAGTTCTACAACTTGGGTCAATCCAATAGTGCTGACATTACGGTTAACCCGAATTATCAAAATTACAACAAAAGCGGTTTAACATCTGCAATGGGTCGTGTAATGTATTCTTATAACGATCGTTATATGTTGAGCGCAACAGTTCGTACAGACGGTTCTTCCCGATTGGCTCCAGGACATCAATGGCACACATACCCTGCCGTATCTGCAGGATGGAATATTAAAGACGAATCGTTCATGCAACCCTTGACTTTCATTGATCGTTTGAAATTGCGTGCCGGTTATGGTGAAACATCAAACCAGTCAGTTGATCCCTATAAAACCTTAGGATTGTTATCTACAAGTCCTTACAATTTCGGTGATAATACATATGCAACAGGTTATTATGTTTCTCAATTACCAAATCCTAAATTAGGATGGGAATTTTCTAAAACATGGAATGTTGGTGTTGACTTTACTTTGTTGAAAAGTCGTTTGACAGGTACAATTGAATACTATATTCAAAATACCGATAACGTATTATTAAGTGTAAGCTTACCTCGTACTTCGGGCGCAAACAGCTACATGGCAAATATCGGAGCTACCCAAAACAAAGGTCTCGAAGTATCTCTGAACGGTGTTGTATTGGATAACGTAAACGGATGGACATGGGAAGTTGGCTTAAATGTTTATACAAACAAAAACAAGTTGACGAAACTGGCTTCTGGTGCTAGTCAGGACTTAGGTAATGGCTGGTTTGTAGGACACTCGATAAATGTAATTTACGATTATAAGAAAATCGGACTCTGGAATACAACTGATGCTGATTATAAATATCTGCAAACATTGCAACCTGGTGGTAATGCGGGTATGATCAAAGTATTATACACCGGCGGTTACAATGCTGATGGCACACCCAAAAGACAAATCGGACCGGACGACCGTCAGATCCTGAATTGTGATCCTGACTTCCAGGGTGGTTTTAACACAAGAGTTTCTTACAAAAATTTCGATTTGTCAATGGTAGGTTCTTTTGTAAGCGGAGGTATTTTGAACAGTACTCTTTACGGAGGTTCTGGCTATCTTAACAACATGAACACAAGAGCTGGAAACAATGTAAAAGTAGATTATTGGACTCCAACTAATACAGGAGCAAAATATCCTAAACCAGCAGGTTTACAAAGTGGTGACAACCCATATTATGCTAGTACTCTGGGGTATTTCAGTGCCTCTTATCTGAAAGTACGTACTATTTCATTGGGGTATAATTTCAATCAAAAATGGTTGCAATACGCAGGTATCTCCAAAATGCGCATATATGCAACTGTAGAAAACCCATTCGTATTGTTCTCTCCTTATCATAACGAATCAGGCATGGATCCAGAGCCAAACTCTTACGGAGATCAGAATGTGGCTGTTGCCGGTTCTCATCGGATGCTGATCGTAGGTACTAATACTCCTTCTACTCACAATTACTTAATAGGATTAAACGTAACCTTCTAA